From Pseudomonas sp. CCI4.2, one genomic window encodes:
- the folC gene encoding bifunctional tetrahydrofolate synthase/dihydrofolate synthase, with amino-acid sequence MTVRTLGDWLAYLEQLHPTAIDMGLERSQQVSQALGLTRPAPRVITVTGTNGKGSTCAFIASLIQAQGLKVGVYSSPHLLRYNERVQVQGVEATDDELCEAFAAVEAARGDVSLTYFEMGTLAAFWLFERAALDAVVLEIGLGGRLDTVNIVDADLALVTSIGVDHADWLGDTRESVAFEKAGIFREGRPVLCGDIDPPAPLLNRAKELNCPFLLRGRDFDLDVSDSVWQWRGHNALGQSIELHDLPLLDLPMENAALALQAYALLDLSWDFEKIRAALSSTRMIGRLDRRQINWHGKSLKLMLDVGHNPHAAHYLAQRLAARPVSGKRLAVFGLLSDKDLAGVLTELTSSVQAWAVAPLPTPRSYAVSDVQAALQNLGANVTSYSSIALALDAQCANATAEDEILLFGSFYSVAEGLEWLARHAKEEVANGFAG; translated from the coding sequence ATGACGGTGCGTACCCTGGGCGACTGGCTCGCCTACCTTGAACAATTGCACCCTACGGCCATCGATATGGGGCTGGAGCGTTCGCAACAGGTGTCGCAAGCGCTGGGGTTGACCCGGCCCGCGCCCCGCGTCATCACGGTAACGGGTACGAATGGTAAAGGTTCTACCTGCGCATTTATCGCTTCATTGATCCAGGCGCAGGGTCTCAAAGTCGGTGTTTACAGCTCGCCGCATTTGCTGCGTTACAACGAGCGAGTGCAGGTGCAAGGCGTTGAAGCCACCGACGACGAATTGTGCGAGGCCTTTGCGGCGGTGGAAGCCGCTCGTGGCGACGTTTCCCTGACGTACTTTGAAATGGGCACGCTCGCGGCGTTCTGGCTATTTGAGCGCGCGGCGTTGGACGCGGTGGTGCTTGAAATAGGTCTCGGCGGCCGGTTGGATACGGTCAATATCGTTGACGCCGATCTGGCGCTGGTCACCAGCATTGGTGTCGATCACGCCGATTGGCTGGGTGATACCCGTGAGTCGGTCGCGTTCGAAAAAGCCGGAATCTTCCGTGAGGGCCGTCCCGTACTGTGTGGAGATATCGACCCTCCGGCGCCATTGCTCAATCGTGCCAAGGAACTCAATTGCCCGTTTTTGTTGCGCGGCCGGGATTTCGATCTGGACGTTAGCGACAGCGTTTGGCAGTGGCGCGGGCATAACGCCCTCGGTCAATCCATCGAATTACATGATTTGCCGCTGCTTGATCTGCCCATGGAAAACGCGGCGTTGGCATTGCAGGCCTATGCGCTGTTGGATCTGTCTTGGGACTTCGAAAAAATTCGCGCCGCCCTCAGCAGCACGCGAATGATCGGACGCCTTGATCGGCGCCAGATCAATTGGCACGGCAAGTCGCTGAAGCTGATGCTGGATGTGGGTCATAACCCGCATGCGGCGCATTACCTGGCCCAGCGTCTGGCCGCACGCCCCGTTAGCGGCAAGCGTTTGGCGGTGTTCGGCTTGCTCTCGGACAAAGACCTGGCCGGTGTGCTGACCGAGCTGACCTCCAGTGTTCAGGCGTGGGCTGTCGCGCCGCTGCCAACGCCACGCAGTTATGCGGTAAGTGACGTGCAAGCGGCGTTACAGAACCTTGGCGCGAACGTAACGTCTTATTCAAGCATTGCGCTGGCCTTGGATGCGCAGTGTGCCAACGCGACGGCTGAAGATGAAATTCTGCTGTTCGGATCTTTTTATTCTGTTGCCGAGGGCCTGGAATGGCTGGCCCGGCACGCCAAGGAGGAAGTCGCAAATGGCTTTGCTGGATAA
- a CDS encoding SPOR domain-containing protein produces the protein MALLDNVFKQRMVGALVLIALAVIFLPMLFSRQDETRRVHVDVPSTPQAPTTTQIKVDPVSVPEPQALPQEPVPSDEELARSPAQTAATPVVQPSPTPAPVSRSQTTVAKAAPATPAAPAKPAAADTSHIDVNGLSVSWSVQLASLSNRDSADAMQKTLRAQGYNAYIRSSDGMNRVFVGPLIERAEADRLRDQLGKQQKLKGFVVRFQPERN, from the coding sequence ATGGCTTTGCTGGATAACGTGTTCAAGCAGCGAATGGTGGGTGCACTGGTGCTGATCGCATTGGCGGTGATCTTCTTGCCCATGCTGTTTTCACGTCAGGACGAAACTCGTCGCGTACACGTCGATGTGCCGTCTACGCCACAAGCGCCGACGACGACCCAAATCAAGGTTGATCCGGTGTCGGTCCCAGAGCCGCAAGCTTTGCCACAGGAGCCTGTGCCTAGCGATGAAGAGCTGGCCCGTTCGCCGGCCCAAACCGCAGCGACGCCAGTGGTGCAACCCTCGCCGACGCCCGCCCCTGTTTCGAGGTCCCAGACGACTGTCGCCAAAGCTGCGCCTGCAACGCCTGCGGCCCCGGCCAAGCCTGCGGCGGCAGACACCAGCCACATCGATGTCAATGGCCTGTCGGTCAGTTGGTCGGTGCAGTTAGCCAGCTTGTCCAATCGTGACAGCGCCGATGCGATGCAGAAAACGCTGCGGGCTCAAGGTTACAACGCATATATTCGCTCTTCTGACGGCATGAATCGCGTATTTGTGGGGCCGTTGATTGAGCGCGCCGAAGCGGATCGATTGCGCGATCAGCTGGGAAAACAGCAGAAACTCAAAGGTTTTGTGGTGCGCTTCCAGCCTGAGCGTAACTAA
- a CDS encoding CvpA family protein: MPFTPVDWAIIAIIAISALISLKRGFVKEALSLLTWIIAGAVAWMFGGSLSQYLVTYIETPSARVIAGCTILFVATLLVGAMVNFLIGELIRVTGLSGTDRFLGMVFGAARGGLLVVVAAGLLSLGPVQQDQWWQQSKLLPQFLLVADWSKNLILGFSSKWLASGISLPVDLPFKDHLLPSAKP, encoded by the coding sequence GTGCCATTTACTCCGGTTGATTGGGCGATCATCGCGATCATCGCCATCTCCGCTTTGATTAGTTTGAAGCGCGGCTTCGTCAAGGAAGCATTGTCGCTGCTCACCTGGATCATCGCCGGTGCCGTTGCCTGGATGTTCGGCGGGTCGCTTTCGCAGTACCTTGTGACGTATATCGAAACACCTTCAGCACGCGTAATCGCGGGCTGCACCATCCTTTTTGTCGCCACCTTACTGGTAGGCGCCATGGTCAATTTTCTTATCGGCGAACTGATTCGCGTCACCGGGCTTTCCGGGACCGATCGTTTTCTGGGCATGGTCTTCGGCGCTGCGCGCGGGGGCTTGCTGGTGGTTGTAGCGGCAGGGCTGTTGAGCCTGGGGCCGGTACAGCAAGATCAATGGTGGCAGCAGTCGAAACTGCTGCCACAATTTCTATTGGTCGCGGACTGGTCGAAAAACCTGATTCTGGGTTTCTCCAGTAAGTGGCTAGCCAGCGGTATCAGCCTGCCGGTTGATCTGCCGTTCAAGGATCACCTCTTACCGTCTGCAAAGCCGTAA
- the purF gene encoding amidophosphoribosyltransferase encodes MCGIVGIVGKSNVNQALYDALTVLQHRGQDAAGIVTSHGGRLFLRKDNGLVRDVFHQRHMQRLVGHMGIGHVRYPTAGSSTSAEAQPFYVNSPYGITLAHNGNLTNVEQLAKEIYESDLRHVNTNSDSEVLLNIFAHELAQRGKLQPTEEDVFAAVSDVHHRCRGGYAVVAMITGYGIVGFRDPDAIRPIVFGQRHTDGGVEYMIASESVALDVLGFTLIRDLAPGEAVYITEDGKLHTRQCAKNPKYSPCIFEHVYLARPDSIIDGISVYKARLRMGERLADKILRERPQHDIDVVIPIPDTSRTAALELANHLGVKFREGFVKNRYIGRTFIMPGQAARKKSVRQKLNAIELEFRGKNVMLVDDSIVRGTTCKQIIQMAREAGAKNVYFCSAAPAVRYPNVYGIDMPSAHELIAHNRTTQDVADLIGADWLIYQDLSDLIEAVGGGKVKIDSFDCSVFNGEYVTGDIDELYLNKIEQARNDASKVKTQAVSAIIDLYNN; translated from the coding sequence ATGTGTGGCATCGTCGGTATCGTCGGCAAGTCGAACGTCAATCAGGCGCTGTATGACGCGCTAACCGTCCTCCAGCACCGCGGCCAGGACGCTGCCGGTATTGTAACCAGCCACGGCGGCCGGTTATTCCTGCGCAAGGACAATGGGCTGGTCCGTGATGTGTTCCACCAGCGCCATATGCAGCGCTTGGTCGGCCACATGGGCATCGGCCATGTGCGCTATCCCACGGCGGGCAGCTCGACGTCGGCCGAAGCTCAACCGTTTTATGTGAACTCTCCATACGGCATCACGTTGGCCCACAACGGCAACCTGACCAACGTCGAGCAGTTGGCCAAGGAGATTTACGAATCTGACCTGCGCCATGTCAACACCAACTCCGACTCGGAAGTTTTGCTCAACATTTTCGCCCACGAACTGGCCCAGCGCGGCAAGCTGCAACCGACTGAAGAAGACGTGTTTGCTGCCGTAAGCGACGTGCACCACCGTTGTCGTGGCGGTTACGCCGTGGTTGCGATGATCACCGGTTATGGCATCGTCGGCTTCCGTGACCCGGACGCCATCCGTCCGATCGTCTTCGGTCAGCGTCATACCGACGGCGGCGTCGAATACATGATCGCCTCGGAAAGCGTGGCGCTGGACGTCCTCGGCTTCACCCTGATCCGCGATCTGGCGCCGGGCGAAGCGGTTTACATCACTGAAGACGGCAAGCTGCACACCCGTCAGTGCGCCAAAAATCCGAAATACTCACCGTGCATTTTCGAACACGTGTACCTGGCGCGTCCGGATTCGATCATCGATGGTATTTCGGTTTATAAGGCGCGTCTGCGCATGGGCGAGCGATTGGCAGACAAAATCCTTCGTGAGCGTCCTCAACACGACATCGACGTTGTGATCCCGATTCCAGACACCAGCCGCACCGCTGCGCTGGAACTGGCGAATCACTTGGGTGTGAAATTCCGCGAAGGTTTTGTCAAAAACCGCTACATCGGTCGCACATTCATCATGCCGGGGCAGGCCGCACGGAAAAAATCCGTACGCCAGAAGCTCAACGCTATTGAGCTGGAATTTCGCGGTAAAAACGTGATGCTGGTGGATGACTCCATTGTGCGTGGCACTACGTGCAAGCAGATCATTCAGATGGCCCGGGAAGCGGGCGCCAAGAATGTCTATTTCTGCTCGGCGGCACCTGCTGTTCGCTACCCGAACGTTTATGGTATCGACATGCCGAGCGCTCACGAGTTGATTGCGCATAACCGCACCACCCAGGACGTGGCCGATCTGATCGGTGCTGACTGGTTGATCTATCAGGACTTAAGCGACCTGATCGAAGCGGTAGGCGGCGGCAAGGTTAAAATCGATAGTTTCGATTGCTCGGTGTTCAATGGCGAGTACGTCACGGGCGATATCGACGAGCTCTACCTGAATAAGATTGAGCAGGCGCGTAACGATGCGTCCAAGGTCAAGACCCAAGCGGTCAGCGCCATTATCGATCTGTACAACAACTAA
- a CDS encoding O-succinylhomoserine sulfhydrylase yields MTHEWDAGRLDSDLDGVGFDTLAVRAGQHRTPEGEHGDPMFFTSSYVFRSAADAAARFSGEVPGNVYSRYTNPTVRSFEERIAALEGAEQAVATATGMAAILAIVMSLCSAGDHVLVSRSVFGSTISLFEKYFKRFGIEVDYVPLADVSGWNAAIKANTKLLFVESPSNPLAELVDIAALAEVAHAKGTMLVVDNCFCTPALQQPLLLGADIVMHSATKFIDGQGRCMGGVVAGRTEQMKEVVGFLRTAGPTLSPFNAWIFLKGLETLNLRMRAHCASALLLAEWLEQQDGIEKVHYAGLQSHPQHELAKRQQKGFGAVVSFEVKGGKEGAWRFIDATRLISITANLGDTKTTITHPSTTSHGRLAPQERAAAGILDSLIRVAVGLEDVADLQADLARGLAAL; encoded by the coding sequence ATGACTCACGAATGGGATGCCGGTCGGCTAGACAGTGATCTCGACGGCGTGGGTTTCGACACCCTCGCTGTGCGTGCGGGTCAGCATCGCACGCCGGAAGGTGAGCATGGGGACCCGATGTTTTTCACCTCCAGCTATGTGTTTCGCAGTGCCGCAGACGCAGCGGCACGGTTCTCGGGCGAAGTGCCGGGCAACGTCTACTCGCGCTACACCAATCCGACCGTGCGTTCCTTCGAAGAGCGCATCGCGGCCCTTGAGGGCGCTGAACAAGCAGTTGCGACAGCGACGGGTATGGCAGCCATTCTGGCCATCGTCATGAGCCTGTGCAGCGCTGGCGATCATGTGCTGGTGTCGCGCAGTGTCTTCGGTTCGACCATTAGCTTGTTCGAGAAGTACTTCAAGCGCTTTGGCATTGAAGTGGATTACGTCCCGCTGGCTGATGTGTCCGGCTGGAACGCAGCCATCAAGGCCAACACCAAATTGCTGTTCGTCGAATCACCGTCCAATCCGTTGGCCGAGTTGGTGGACATCGCCGCGTTGGCCGAAGTCGCCCACGCCAAAGGTACGATGTTGGTGGTCGATAACTGCTTCTGTACGCCGGCACTGCAACAGCCACTGCTGCTGGGTGCTGACATCGTGATGCACTCGGCCACCAAATTCATCGATGGCCAAGGCCGTTGCATGGGTGGGGTGGTTGCCGGTCGCACCGAGCAAATGAAGGAAGTGGTCGGTTTCCTGCGTACCGCTGGGCCGACGTTAAGCCCGTTCAATGCCTGGATTTTCCTCAAAGGGCTGGAGACTTTGAACCTGCGCATGCGGGCTCACTGCGCCAGCGCGCTGCTATTGGCCGAATGGCTTGAGCAACAAGACGGCATCGAAAAAGTCCACTACGCGGGCCTTCAAAGCCATCCGCAGCATGAGTTGGCCAAGCGTCAGCAAAAGGGCTTTGGTGCGGTGGTCAGCTTTGAAGTCAAAGGCGGCAAAGAGGGTGCCTGGCGCTTTATCGATGCTACGCGGCTGATTTCGATCACGGCCAACTTGGGCGACACTAAAACCACCATTACCCACCCAAGTACTACTTCCCACGGACGCTTGGCGCCACAAGAGCGTGCAGCGGCCGGTATTCTAGACAGCTTGATCAGGGTTGCGGTTGGCCTTGAAGACGTTGCCGATCTGCAGGCTGATCTGGCGCGTGGTCTGGCGGCGTTGTGA
- a CDS encoding SDR family oxidoreductase translates to MQATSASNGKVALVTGAARGIGLGIAAWLISENWQVVLTDLDRDRGVKVSQVLGENAWFIAMDVASEEQVKAGIAEVLGQFGRLDALVCNAAVADPHNTILETLTLSYWNRVLAVNLSGPMLLAKHCAPYLRAHGGAIVNLTSTRAAQSEPDTEAYAASKGGLLALTHALAISLGPEIRVNAVSPGWIDARDPSVRRAEPLSDADHAQHPAGRVGTVEDVAAMVAWLLSKNAGFVTGQEFVVDGGMTKKMSYISDKP, encoded by the coding sequence GTGCAAGCGACCAGTGCCAGTAATGGCAAGGTCGCTTTGGTCACGGGGGCGGCGCGGGGCATCGGTTTGGGCATCGCCGCGTGGCTGATTTCCGAAAACTGGCAGGTGGTCCTGACGGACCTTGACCGTGACCGCGGCGTGAAAGTGTCGCAGGTACTGGGCGAGAACGCTTGGTTCATCGCCATGGACGTCGCCAGTGAAGAGCAAGTCAAAGCCGGGATAGCCGAAGTGCTTGGGCAGTTCGGCCGGCTTGACGCGTTGGTCTGCAACGCTGCGGTGGCTGACCCGCACAATACCATTCTTGAAACGCTGACCCTGTCGTACTGGAACCGCGTATTAGCGGTCAACCTCAGTGGACCCATGTTATTGGCCAAACACTGCGCGCCCTACCTGCGTGCGCACGGTGGCGCCATCGTCAACTTGACCTCGACCCGAGCCGCGCAGTCTGAACCGGACACGGAAGCTTACGCCGCGAGCAAGGGCGGCCTGTTGGCCCTTACGCACGCGTTGGCCATCAGCCTGGGGCCAGAGATCCGAGTCAACGCGGTCAGCCCCGGCTGGATCGATGCCCGCGACCCGTCGGTGCGTCGCGCAGAGCCGCTGTCGGACGCCGACCATGCTCAGCACCCGGCGGGCAGGGTAGGAACCGTCGAGGACGTGGCGGCGATGGTGGCCTGGCTGCTGTCGAAAAACGCTGGCTTCGTCACGGGACAGGAATTTGTCGTCGACGGCGGGATGACGAAAAAGATGTCTTACATCAGCGATAAGCCTTAA
- a CDS encoding DUF2242 domain-containing protein — protein MSKLPRFRTACWATALLAAAGCSSPKQAVYEHENFDDSGTFSRTYPVSDAASCEAARRALLSQGYIITSNDPKVISGHKSFQQTGETHMEISFSVVCAADGTAKGATMFANALQDRYALKKVNNSASLGVGVLGSVSMPIGSTDDSMVKVASETVASPKFYDRFFGLVENFLPPDVKKAANIPEKPKADLGMPEPVAHAATPAAALAESKPAAPVPTAVKEPAPEAAPAAETSEPVAAPAEPAAIKAEVVTPAPVPAPAAEPAATPAPTPAPTPTPTLTPDAAPASVPTPAATEKTTTP, from the coding sequence ATGTCTAAATTACCGCGCTTTCGTACCGCATGCTGGGCCACGGCCCTGCTGGCCGCCGCAGGCTGCTCATCGCCCAAACAGGCGGTGTATGAGCATGAAAATTTCGACGATTCGGGGACGTTTTCAAGAACTTACCCAGTCTCCGACGCTGCCTCCTGCGAGGCGGCGCGTCGAGCCTTGCTTAGCCAAGGCTACATCATCACCAGCAATGACCCGAAAGTGATCAGTGGGCACAAAAGCTTCCAGCAAACGGGCGAAACCCACATGGAGATCAGCTTTAGCGTGGTCTGCGCAGCGGATGGTACGGCCAAAGGCGCCACGATGTTCGCCAACGCCCTGCAGGATCGCTATGCGCTGAAGAAGGTCAATAACTCCGCGAGCCTCGGTGTAGGCGTGCTGGGTTCGGTGTCGATGCCTATCGGGTCGACCGACGATTCCATGGTCAAGGTGGCCAGCGAGACGGTGGCATCACCCAAGTTCTATGACCGGTTCTTCGGGTTGGTGGAAAACTTCTTGCCGCCTGACGTGAAAAAAGCGGCGAACATCCCTGAGAAACCGAAAGCTGATCTGGGCATGCCTGAGCCTGTGGCTCACGCTGCGACGCCGGCAGCCGCGTTGGCTGAAAGCAAACCCGCCGCCCCCGTGCCTACTGCAGTAAAAGAGCCGGCCCCTGAAGCGGCGCCTGCGGCTGAAACCAGCGAGCCAGTTGCAGCGCCGGCTGAGCCTGCTGCGATCAAGGCAGAAGTCGTTACGCCAGCGCCGGTTCCTGCTCCAGCAGCGGAACCTGCGGCGACACCGGCCCCGACACCGGCCCCGACACCGACCCCGACCCTGACTCCAGACGCAGCGCCAGCATCAGTACCAACACCCGCTGCGACGGAAAAAACGACTACACCGTAA
- the ilvA gene encoding threonine ammonia-lyase, biosynthetic — MLKQYVKKILTSRVYDVAVETPLQTARQLSERLGNTVLLKREDLQPVFSFKIRGAYNKLTLLSDTERARGVVTASAGNHAQGLALAAKVLGVKATIVMPKTTPEIKVEGVRSRGGIVVLHGDSFPEALAFSLKLVDEKGYVYVHPYDDPDTIAGQGTVAMEILRQQPGRLDAIFVPVGGGGLIAGIAAYVKYLRPDIKVIGVEPDDSNCLQAAMAAGERVVLSQVGLFADGVAVAQIGQHTFDICKDYVDEVITVSTDEICAAIKDIYDDTRSITEPAGALGVAGIKKYVELYGVSGQTLVAIDSGANVNFDRLRHVAERAELGEGREAIIAVTIPEKPGSFKAFCEAIGKRQITEFNYRYHTDREAHIFVGVQTHPDTDPRAALLASLTEQGFPVLDLTDNELAKLHIRHMVGGHAARVSDEVVLRFEFPERPGALFNFLNKLGGQWNISMFHYRNHGAADGRVVAGLVVPEDERHLIPAALAEIGYPHWDESENPAYTMFLG, encoded by the coding sequence CTGCTCAAGCAGTACGTCAAAAAAATCCTCACCTCGCGCGTTTACGACGTAGCCGTAGAAACTCCGTTGCAGACCGCCCGCCAGCTGTCCGAGCGCCTCGGCAACACGGTGCTGCTCAAGCGCGAAGACTTGCAGCCGGTGTTCTCGTTCAAGATTCGCGGCGCTTACAACAAGCTCACCCTGCTTAGCGACACCGAACGGGCACGCGGGGTAGTCACGGCGTCGGCGGGCAATCACGCGCAAGGCTTGGCATTGGCGGCCAAGGTGCTGGGCGTCAAAGCCACCATCGTCATGCCCAAAACCACCCCCGAGATCAAGGTCGAAGGCGTGCGCTCCCGGGGCGGCATCGTGGTGTTGCACGGCGACTCGTTCCCCGAAGCACTGGCATTTTCGCTGAAACTGGTCGATGAAAAAGGCTACGTCTACGTTCACCCATACGACGATCCCGACACCATCGCCGGACAAGGCACCGTGGCGATGGAGATTCTGCGTCAGCAGCCGGGCCGTCTTGACGCGATTTTCGTACCGGTGGGCGGCGGTGGTTTGATCGCGGGCATCGCGGCCTACGTCAAGTACCTGCGCCCGGACATCAAGGTCATCGGTGTTGAACCGGACGATTCCAATTGCCTGCAAGCGGCGATGGCTGCGGGTGAGCGCGTGGTGCTGAGCCAGGTCGGATTGTTCGCCGACGGCGTGGCGGTGGCGCAGATCGGCCAGCATACCTTTGATATCTGCAAAGATTATGTCGACGAAGTGATCACCGTCAGCACCGATGAAATCTGTGCGGCGATCAAGGACATCTACGACGATACCCGCTCGATCACCGAGCCTGCGGGTGCGCTGGGCGTGGCCGGGATCAAGAAATACGTCGAGCTGTACGGCGTCAGCGGGCAAACATTGGTCGCCATCGACTCGGGTGCCAACGTCAACTTCGACCGTCTGCGCCACGTGGCCGAGCGTGCCGAGCTGGGCGAAGGCCGCGAAGCAATCATTGCCGTGACCATTCCCGAAAAGCCGGGCAGCTTCAAGGCGTTCTGCGAAGCCATCGGCAAACGCCAGATCACCGAATTCAACTACCGCTACCACACCGACCGCGAAGCACACATCTTCGTTGGCGTGCAAACCCACCCGGACACCGACCCTCGTGCCGCGCTGCTGGCCAGCCTGACCGAGCAGGGTTTTCCGGTGTTGGACTTGACCGATAACGAGCTGGCGAAACTGCACATTCGGCACATGGTCGGCGGCCACGCGGCACGGGTCAGTGATGAAGTGGTGTTGCGCTTCGAATTCCCAGAGCGTCCGGGCGCGCTGTTCAACTTCCTCAACAAACTCGGCGGGCAGTGGAATATTTCGATGTTCCACTACCGCAATCACGGCGCGGCGGACGGTCGTGTTGTCGCTGGTTTGGTGGTGCCGGAAGACGAACGGCACCTGATTCCGGCGGCGTTGGCGGAAATCGGCTATCCGCATTGGGATGAAAGCGAGAACCCGGCGTACACGATGTTTCTTGGATAG
- a CDS encoding AraC family transcriptional regulator, which produces MNPPRVRLGDLSVGFVHNLADAVRSYDQDPQPLLEQYGLDPARLAEPGARLSIPRYMRLGHAAIQLTGEPGLGLRMGQLSRISQAGLAGVTAAQAPTVREAARCLIRFEALYGANYRGHSSFHEDARGAWLRFYSISPYNAYNRFVVDSILASWIQQLSNLAGQPLLVEKIEIEFSEPLYVEAYRYLSDNSVSFGAEMNQLRLSQTSLALRNPDHCPSTWRHLLLLCEKELEQLTRTRSLRERIIQLLGPLLSGGREPDLEEVAARLKLPTWTLRRKLAEEGTQFRAILNDTRRDLAMTYIRDTELAFGEIAYLLGFASAEAFQRAFKRWNEQTPGEFRRSQRQAG; this is translated from the coding sequence ATGAATCCACCACGGGTGCGTTTAGGCGACTTATCAGTCGGCTTTGTTCACAACTTGGCGGACGCCGTACGCAGTTATGACCAAGACCCGCAGCCCCTGCTCGAACAGTACGGCTTGGACCCCGCACGCTTGGCGGAGCCCGGCGCTCGGCTGTCGATCCCGCGTTACATGCGCCTGGGGCATGCGGCGATCCAACTGACTGGCGAGCCGGGGTTAGGGTTGCGCATGGGTCAGTTGAGCCGCATCAGCCAAGCCGGGTTGGCTGGCGTCACCGCCGCCCAAGCGCCCACGGTGCGTGAAGCGGCCCGCTGTCTGATTCGTTTTGAGGCGTTGTATGGCGCCAACTATCGCGGGCACTCCAGTTTCCATGAGGACGCCCGTGGAGCTTGGTTGCGTTTCTACTCCATCAGCCCCTACAACGCCTACAACCGCTTCGTCGTGGACTCGATTCTGGCCAGCTGGATTCAGCAGCTGTCGAACCTAGCTGGCCAACCTTTGCTGGTTGAAAAAATTGAAATCGAGTTTTCGGAGCCGCTCTACGTCGAGGCCTACCGCTACTTGAGCGACAACTCGGTGAGCTTCGGCGCTGAAATGAACCAGTTGCGCTTGAGCCAAACAAGCTTGGCGCTGCGTAACCCGGACCATTGCCCCAGCACGTGGCGGCATCTGCTGTTGCTGTGTGAAAAGGAATTGGAGCAACTGACTCGCACCCGAAGCCTGCGTGAACGCATCATTCAGTTACTTGGGCCGCTGTTGAGCGGAGGGCGGGAACCCGATCTGGAGGAAGTGGCCGCTCGGCTAAAGCTGCCGACTTGGACCTTACGCCGCAAATTGGCCGAAGAAGGCACCCAGTTTCGAGCCATTTTGAATGACACGCGCCGAGACTTGGCGATGACCTACATCCGCGACACTGAACTGGCCTTCGGAGAAATAGCTTACTTGTTGGGCTTTGCCTCCGCTGAGGCGTTTCAACGTGCGTTCAAGCGCTGGAACGAGCAAACCCCAGGAGAGTTCCGCCGCAGCCAACGTCAAGCCGGTTGA
- a CDS encoding carbon-nitrogen hydrolase family protein — translation MIISYAVWTGQRPVSLYLSDLRIELTVNEGQPGDNGNLLGIQPDLSPSDYQSPEHLQRKLAAYLQQARDHGLINRKTIVILPEHVGTWLFVSGEKDQLYQATTLQEAMNWLSVSNPLRFLRALSQAKGRNRFDDAYLRMNARSMARDYQALFGGLAKTFGVTVVAGSIVLPDPSVKAGQLHVGSGALYNSSVVFGSDGLPIGQPQRQVYPNFTERNYIKPAASADLKVIDTPAGRLGVLVGSDSWYPGNYAQLNAKGAELIAVPAFVVGNGLWSKPWRGLRSASTPAEIRLKPGETSEGDAWHQLTLTGVEPSSTARAGLSVFMRGQFWDQGSSGHSFASRHSLTGADQFSDDQPGHIARLINLWL, via the coding sequence ATGATCATCAGCTATGCCGTCTGGACCGGGCAGCGCCCCGTGAGCCTGTATCTTTCCGATTTGCGCATTGAACTGACGGTGAATGAAGGTCAGCCAGGTGATAACGGCAATTTGCTGGGGATTCAGCCGGACCTGTCGCCCAGCGATTATCAAAGTCCCGAACACCTGCAGCGAAAACTTGCGGCCTATTTGCAGCAGGCTCGCGATCACGGCTTGATCAACCGCAAAACCATCGTGATCCTGCCTGAGCATGTCGGCACGTGGTTGTTTGTCAGCGGCGAAAAGGATCAGCTGTATCAAGCGACCACGCTTCAGGAAGCCATGAATTGGCTGTCGGTGAGTAACCCGCTGCGATTCCTTCGCGCGCTGTCTCAGGCCAAGGGCCGCAACCGATTCGACGATGCCTATTTGCGCATGAACGCCCGGTCTATGGCCAGGGATTACCAAGCGCTGTTTGGTGGCTTGGCCAAAACCTTTGGCGTGACCGTGGTGGCCGGCTCGATTGTGCTGCCAGACCCCAGCGTCAAGGCCGGCCAACTGCATGTAGGCTCCGGCGCGCTGTACAACAGCAGCGTAGTGTTTGGTAGTGACGGCTTGCCCATTGGCCAACCGCAGCGTCAGGTGTACCCCAACTTCACCGAGCGTAACTACATCAAACCGGCAGCGAGTGCCGATTTAAAGGTCATCGACACACCCGCCGGGCGGCTTGGGGTATTGGTCGGCAGCGACAGCTGGTACCCAGGCAATTACGCGCAGTTGAACGCTAAAGGCGCCGAATTGATCGCCGTTCCGGCTTTTGTGGTGGGCAACGGTCTGTGGTCGAAACCGTGGCGGGGGTTGCGCAGCGCATCGACACCTGCCGAAATACGCCTCAAGCCCGGAGAGACCAGCGAAGGCGACGCTTGGCACCAATTGACCCTGACGGGCGTTGAGCCGAGCAGTACTGCGCGTGCGGGTCTCAGTGTGTTCATGCGCGGTCAGTTCTGGGATCAAGGCAGCTCGGGTCACAGTTTTGCCAGTCGCCATAGCCTGACCGGTGCCGATCAATTCAGCGACGATCAGCCGGGGCATATCGCTCGCCTGATCAACCTGTGGCTGTAA